Sequence from the Abditibacteriaceae bacterium genome:
GCTAACTTTTATTCCATCCGACAGCGAAATCGCGCTCTGCATCTCCGACGTTCGCATGTGGCACAAAACCGAAAAAGACTGGCGTATCACGCGCCAAAAGATTGTCGAGAATTATGGCTACGAACGCTATGGGACCAATTGCCCGATTGTTTCTAACCACGCGATTGTAATTTTAGGACTGCTTTACGGCGACGACAATTTTTCAAAGTCGCTTCAAATTACCTGCAACGCCGCCTACGACACCGATTGCAATGCGGCCAACGTCGGCGCAATTCTGGGCGTCAAGAACGGTCTTGCTTGTATCGACGAGGAAACGTCCGGCAGAGACTGGCGCGGACCAGTGGGCGACCGCTTGTATTTACCCACGGCAGAAGGCGGCAGGTGCTTTAGCGACGCATTAACTGTGAGCGAAAAACTGGTTGCTCTGGGGCGAAATTTCGCCGGTCTGGAGCCGCAAGTTCCTAAAGGCGGTGCGCGCTTTCATTTCAGCCAGCCTGGCAGTGTGCAGGGCTTCTTTCCTGTCGATGAATCGCTTCAAGTGGGCAACATTGCATATGGCATCGGACGCGCCTTGGAATTGCGCGTCGCTGGCGTGTCCGATTTTTGGGACGTAGCGACCGAAGTTTTCGACGCTAAAGGCAGCGAAGGTAGCTATGGCCTCATTGGTAATCCCTCGGTGTTTTCGGGCCAAACGTTGCATGTGCACGTAGAAGCTGCCTCCGGTAACAGTGGGCCGCTACAGGTTGCGCTGTTGCTTTATCGTTACCACGGCGACGACCCCAATTTCGCCGAAGTGAGCGCCTCCACAACCCTCGAAACAGGGCAAAAGCAGAGACTGGAATGGAAAATTCCCGACTTCGACGGACAGCCGATAGCTAAAGTTGGTCTGAGGTTAACCGGTGCATCTCTTGGTGATGTTGTTGTCGTAGACAGCTACACATGGCATGGCGAACCACATGTCAGTTTTCATGCGCCGCACAGCGGTGGCCGGGCGTGGCAGCGCGCGTGGGTCGATGCGGTCGATTCGCAAATTCACTGGGAAAATCCTTACTTCACTCTGGTTCAAAATCGGGGACGTGGTCTTGTCAGTACGGGGACATCTGACTGGAGGAACTATCGAGCCGCCGCGCGATTCAAAATGCGGGCGGCCCACAGTGGCGGACTGGCTGTGCGCTACGGAGGGCTCGAACGCTACTACGGCTTAATGCTCCGTCGCGCCGGTTTCTTAACTCTCTTTAAAAGACGAGACGGTGTCGAGACTATTCTTGGTGAAGTTGAATTCAATTGGGAATATGAATCGCTGTACGACCTGTTCCTCAGTGCCCAAGGCTCGCAGTTAACTGCAGGAGTTGCAGACGAAGTTCTCCTTTCGGCAACCGACGCTAACCAACCGCTGCTTGAGGGCGGAGTCGCGCTTCTTATCGAAGAAGGCTGTTTGATGGCCGAGCGTGTCACCGTCGCGCCGTTAAGCTAGTTGCCTGTCCCGCCACAAACTAAGAGTGCAGATACGCGATGGCGAAAGGCTGTGTTGTGAG
This genomic interval carries:
- a CDS encoding ADP-ribosylglycohydrolase family protein, yielding MTSSPTLTFVAPFPQDYAARVYAGVLGKIIGVYLGRPFEQWPYDRIESTFGDVNYYVHDKVGVPLIVTDDDITGTFTFIRALEDHGLTSDISAEQIGWTWLNYIIENRTILWWGGLGYAAEHTAFLRLKAGVPAPRSGSIELNGRQVAEEIGSQIFIEGWAFVAPGNPALAAELARKAASVSHDREGIYGAQVIAVMVSQAFVESDLNALLDLALTFIPSDSEIALCISDVRMWHKTEKDWRITRQKIVENYGYERYGTNCPIVSNHAIVILGLLYGDDNFSKSLQITCNAAYDTDCNAANVGAILGVKNGLACIDEETSGRDWRGPVGDRLYLPTAEGGRCFSDALTVSEKLVALGRNFAGLEPQVPKGGARFHFSQPGSVQGFFPVDESLQVGNIAYGIGRALELRVAGVSDFWDVATEVFDAKGSEGSYGLIGNPSVFSGQTLHVHVEAASGNSGPLQVALLLYRYHGDDPNFAEVSASTTLETGQKQRLEWKIPDFDGQPIAKVGLRLTGASLGDVVVVDSYTWHGEPHVSFHAPHSGGRAWQRAWVDAVDSQIHWENPYFTLVQNRGRGLVSTGTSDWRNYRAAARFKMRAAHSGGLAVRYGGLERYYGLMLRRAGFLTLFKRRDGVETILGEVEFNWEYESLYDLFLSAQGSQLTAGVADEVLLSATDANQPLLEGGVALLIEEGCLMAERVTVAPLS